The following proteins come from a genomic window of Ornithinimicrobium cryptoxanthini:
- a CDS encoding response regulator: protein MIRIVLADDQALLRAGLRSVLTTEEDFSVVGEASDGAEAARIAQALDADIVLMDIQMPGVDGIEGVGRIVDGGVRAKVLMLTMFDLDEYVYGALRAGASGFLLKSAQPEEISRAVREVHEGAMLFSPTVTQRLVQAYVRRPPATDQVPEALTTLTERELDVVAGIARGLSNAEIGAELYLGETTVKAHVSHILSKLGLRDRVQVVVLAYESGFAGSSDG, encoded by the coding sequence GTGATCCGCATCGTCCTGGCCGACGACCAGGCCCTTCTGCGAGCCGGACTGCGCTCCGTGCTGACGACCGAGGAGGACTTCTCGGTCGTCGGGGAGGCCTCGGACGGTGCGGAGGCGGCACGGATCGCCCAGGCGCTGGACGCCGACATCGTCCTCATGGACATCCAGATGCCAGGCGTTGACGGGATCGAGGGGGTGGGCCGCATCGTGGACGGTGGGGTGCGTGCCAAGGTCTTGATGCTCACCATGTTTGACCTTGATGAATATGTCTATGGCGCCCTTCGCGCTGGCGCGTCCGGCTTCCTGCTCAAGTCTGCGCAGCCCGAGGAGATCAGCCGAGCCGTGCGGGAGGTGCACGAAGGCGCCATGCTGTTCTCACCGACCGTCACCCAGCGGCTGGTGCAGGCCTATGTCCGCAGACCCCCGGCCACCGACCAGGTGCCGGAGGCGCTCACCACCCTGACCGAGCGGGAGCTGGACGTGGTGGCCGGGATCGCCCGTGGTCTTTCCAACGCCGAGATCGGTGCCGAGCTCTACCTGGGGGAGACCACCGTGAAGGCCCACGTGAGTCACATCCTCAGCAAGCTGGGCCTGCGCGATCGGGTGCAGGTCGTGGTGCTGGCCTACGAGTCAGGGTTCGCGGGCAGCAGCGACGGATAG
- a CDS encoding ArsR/SmtB family transcription factor, with translation MPQVTEHTTQTLAGAEECCAGADCEMLPREPAEDLAHVFKALADPTRVRLLQYLAESESGTACACHLPAALGVTQPTLSFHMRKLHEAGLVERDRRGRWVHYTVLPEALERVRGFLALPARRGQDNRC, from the coding sequence ATGCCCCAGGTCACCGAGCACACGACGCAGACCCTTGCAGGTGCCGAGGAGTGCTGCGCCGGTGCGGACTGCGAGATGTTGCCCCGGGAGCCGGCCGAAGACCTGGCGCACGTCTTCAAGGCCCTGGCCGACCCGACCAGAGTCCGACTGCTGCAGTACCTCGCCGAGTCGGAGTCCGGGACGGCGTGCGCCTGCCACCTTCCGGCCGCGCTGGGAGTCACCCAGCCCACCCTGTCCTTCCACATGCGCAAACTGCACGAGGCAGGATTGGTCGAGCGGGACCGGCGCGGTCGATGGGTGCACTACACGGTCCTACCCGAGGCCCTGGAGAGGGTGCGCGGGTTCCTGGCGCTGCCCGCACGCAGGGGTCAGGACAACCGCTGCTGA
- a CDS encoding tyrosine-type recombinase/integrase, whose protein sequence is MAELRRADLDLSTGVVHIRRGVVRVQGQVSVGTPKSAAGIRDVAIPPHLIPVLGDHLVAHGAPGPDALAFSSVTDPDVQIHPNTLYRHWYRARDAAGRPDLRIHDLRHTGAVLAARTGATLAELMARIGHSTPQAALRYQHAAQGRDAHIAAQLSQLASEVDPVGRASRPGPA, encoded by the coding sequence ATGGCCGAGCTGCGCCGCGCCGACCTCGACCTGAGCACCGGGGTCGTCCACATCCGCCGAGGCGTCGTCCGCGTCCAGGGGCAGGTGAGCGTGGGCACCCCCAAGTCCGCCGCCGGCATCCGCGACGTCGCCATCCCGCCCCACCTCATCCCGGTTCTGGGCGACCACCTGGTTGCCCACGGCGCACCCGGCCCCGACGCGCTGGCCTTCTCCTCCGTCACCGACCCCGACGTCCAGATCCACCCCAACACCCTCTACCGGCACTGGTACAGGGCCCGCGATGCCGCCGGCCGACCCGACCTGCGCATCCACGACCTGCGACACACCGGAGCCGTCCTCGCCGCGCGCACCGGCGCCACCCTCGCCGAACTGATGGCACGCATCGGCCACTCCACCCCCCAAGCCGCCCTGCGCTACCAACACGCCGCCCAAGGCCGCGACGCCCACATCGCCGCACAACTCTCCCAACTCGCCTCCGAGGTTGATCCCGTTGGACGGGCATCGCGCCCCGGACCTGCCTGA
- a CDS encoding ABC transporter ATP-binding protein: MSDIQIRDVSVGYGATPVLDDINLTVRGGSTTAVLGGSGSGKTTLLRVIAGFLRPSRGEVVVDGRVVAGPGVWVSPEKRGIGYVRQEGGLFPHLSVAGNIAFGLPWPRRRHRERVLELLDLVDLPAALADRHPDQLSGGQQQRVALARALAPGPDLVLLDEPFSSLDTALRASTREATSRALRTAGATAILVTHDQGEALSFADEVAILRGGAFRQIAPPRVIYGEPVDALVAAFLGDAVLVPGTADTGAVRCALGRLPVRGFVAHGEVEVMLRPEQIVLTDPGQGMVDAVVRSLAYFGHDAVVELDVETGVSADGAQHGVRARVAGLAPPSPGQRVGLSVVGPVRVYPRADVSHLS, encoded by the coding sequence ATGAGCGACATCCAGATCCGTGACGTGTCGGTGGGCTACGGTGCCACTCCGGTCCTCGACGACATCAACCTGACCGTGCGGGGTGGGTCCACCACGGCGGTGCTGGGCGGCTCCGGCAGTGGCAAGACCACGCTGTTGCGGGTGATCGCCGGGTTCCTGCGTCCCAGCCGAGGGGAGGTCGTGGTTGACGGCCGCGTGGTGGCCGGACCGGGAGTCTGGGTGTCCCCCGAGAAGCGCGGCATCGGTTATGTGCGCCAGGAGGGCGGGCTGTTCCCGCACCTGAGCGTGGCCGGCAACATCGCCTTCGGTCTGCCGTGGCCGCGGCGTCGGCACCGGGAGCGGGTGCTGGAGCTGCTCGACCTGGTCGACCTGCCCGCTGCACTGGCCGACCGACATCCTGATCAGCTCTCCGGTGGCCAGCAGCAACGGGTGGCGCTGGCGCGTGCCCTGGCACCGGGCCCGGACCTGGTGCTGCTGGACGAGCCCTTCTCCTCCCTCGACACGGCGTTGCGGGCGAGCACCCGGGAGGCGACGAGCCGTGCCTTGCGGACGGCCGGCGCCACCGCCATCCTGGTCACCCACGACCAGGGCGAGGCGCTCTCCTTCGCTGATGAGGTGGCCATCCTGCGTGGTGGCGCGTTCCGCCAGATCGCGCCACCCCGGGTGATCTACGGCGAGCCCGTCGACGCGCTGGTGGCCGCCTTCCTCGGTGATGCGGTGCTGGTGCCTGGGACGGCCGACACGGGTGCGGTGCGCTGTGCCCTCGGGCGTCTGCCCGTGCGCGGTTTCGTCGCGCACGGTGAGGTGGAGGTGATGCTGCGGCCCGAGCAGATCGTGCTGACCGACCCCGGGCAGGGGATGGTGGACGCGGTGGTGCGCAGCCTTGCCTACTTCGGGCACGATGCGGTGGTGGAGCTCGATGTCGAGACAGGGGTGTCAGCCGACGGTGCGCAGCACGGCGTGCGGGCCCGGGTCGCCGGGTTGGCACCTCCGTCGCCCGGCCAGCGGGTGGGTCTGTCTGTGGTCGGCCCGGTGCGCGTCTATCCCAGGGCGGACGTGAGCCACCTCAGCTGA
- a CDS encoding ArsO family NAD(P)H-dependent flavin-containing monooxygenase, whose protein sequence is MTTRTLASQALVVGGGQAGLATAYYLRRAGVEYVVLDDQDRPGGAWRHTWDSLRLFSPATFSSLPGWQMPPTGGYPDAEHVVDYLTQYEQRYTMPVRRGVKVIAVEAPGAGYRVTTSEGTWHADAVFNATGTWSRPFIPTHPGAATFSGEQLHSAQYRSWEPYTGRRVVVVGGGNSGAQIAADLSGQAEVTWCTTEPPRFLPDEVDGRELFRVASLRARGLGEGIGGLGDIVAVPPVRTARDAGLLHRVPMFERFTAEGVAWSDGTTRPVDAVIWCTGFRPQLSHLTPLGLHRDDGLPSTDGPVAANRPTLGFVGYGDWCGLASATLIGVGQWARQAVQRALR, encoded by the coding sequence ATGACGACCCGCACCCTCGCATCGCAGGCCCTCGTGGTCGGCGGGGGACAGGCAGGTCTCGCGACCGCGTACTACCTGCGCCGTGCAGGAGTCGAGTACGTCGTTCTCGATGATCAGGACCGTCCCGGCGGAGCCTGGCGCCACACCTGGGACTCGCTGAGGCTGTTCTCACCGGCCACCTTCTCCTCGCTGCCAGGGTGGCAGATGCCACCGACCGGCGGCTATCCCGATGCCGAGCACGTCGTCGACTACCTCACCCAGTATGAGCAGCGGTACACCATGCCAGTCCGGCGCGGGGTCAAGGTCATCGCGGTCGAGGCACCGGGAGCCGGCTACCGAGTGACCACCTCGGAAGGCACCTGGCACGCCGACGCTGTCTTCAATGCCACGGGCACGTGGTCACGGCCCTTCATCCCGACGCATCCGGGTGCCGCCACGTTCTCGGGCGAGCAACTTCACTCTGCGCAGTACAGATCCTGGGAGCCCTACACGGGTCGACGGGTGGTCGTCGTCGGGGGTGGCAACTCCGGCGCTCAAATCGCCGCCGACCTGAGCGGCCAGGCGGAGGTCACGTGGTGCACCACCGAACCCCCGCGGTTTCTGCCAGACGAGGTGGACGGCCGCGAACTGTTCCGGGTCGCTAGCCTTAGGGCGCGCGGGCTTGGCGAGGGCATCGGCGGCCTGGGGGACATCGTGGCGGTGCCCCCCGTGCGCACCGCTCGCGATGCTGGACTCCTGCACCGGGTGCCGATGTTCGAGCGGTTCACCGCCGAGGGGGTCGCCTGGTCCGACGGCACCACCCGCCCCGTGGACGCTGTCATCTGGTGTACCGGCTTCCGCCCCCAGCTCAGCCACCTGACGCCCTTGGGGCTACACCGCGACGACGGACTGCCTAGCACGGACGGGCCGGTCGCCGCCAACCGCCCGACCCTCGGGTTCGTCGGCTACGGCGACTGGTGCGGACTGGCCTCAGCGACCCTCATCGGGGTCGGCCAGTGGGCCAGACAGGCCGTACAACGAGCTCTGCGCTAG
- the focA gene encoding formate transporter FocA — protein MSDSNSILTPDQMATAAEDAAFAKATGGLLKSFLLGLTAGGYIALGFVFFTTSQVGAAELPYGVAKVIGGVVFSTGLALVVLTGAELFTSSTLTLTARASGRITWRQLLNNWVVVYLANFLGALTIVTLIFLGKTWENADGGWGAVVLNTSLHKVSHSFFEAFVLGVLCNLMVCLAVWAAYSGRTTTDKILAVTMPIALFVASGFEHSVANMFMIPLAILIKDNAGSDFWSMTGLEQSAFSELTWSAFYVDNLLPVTLGNIVGGGVMIGVLYWTIFHFLPSRRVKPQAD, from the coding sequence TTGTCGGACTCAAACTCCATCCTCACCCCTGACCAGATGGCGACGGCGGCCGAGGATGCCGCGTTCGCCAAGGCCACGGGCGGCCTGCTGAAGTCGTTCCTCCTGGGACTGACCGCTGGCGGCTACATCGCCCTAGGCTTCGTCTTCTTCACCACCAGCCAGGTCGGCGCCGCCGAGCTGCCGTATGGCGTGGCGAAGGTGATCGGTGGCGTCGTCTTCTCCACCGGTCTCGCCCTGGTCGTGCTCACCGGAGCGGAGCTGTTCACCAGCTCGACGCTCACGCTGACCGCCCGCGCGAGCGGACGCATCACCTGGCGCCAGCTGCTCAACAACTGGGTGGTCGTCTATCTCGCGAACTTCCTCGGCGCGCTGACGATTGTCACCCTGATCTTCTTGGGCAAGACCTGGGAGAACGCAGATGGCGGCTGGGGGGCGGTGGTCCTCAACACCTCGCTGCACAAGGTGAGTCACAGCTTCTTCGAGGCCTTCGTGCTCGGCGTCCTGTGCAACCTGATGGTGTGCCTGGCCGTGTGGGCCGCCTACTCCGGCCGGACGACGACAGACAAGATCCTGGCGGTCACCATGCCGATCGCACTCTTCGTCGCCAGCGGTTTTGAGCACTCGGTCGCAAACATGTTCATGATCCCGTTGGCGATCCTGATCAAGGACAACGCCGGGTCGGACTTCTGGTCGATGACCGGGCTCGAGCAGTCCGCGTTCTCCGAGCTGACCTGGTCGGCGTTCTATGTCGACAACCTGCTGCCGGTCACCCTGGGCAACATCGTCGGCGGGGGCGTGATGATCGGCGTCCTCTATTGGACGATCTTCCACTTCCTCCCAAGCCGGAGGGTGAAGCCGCAGGCTGACTGA
- a CDS encoding arsenate reductase ArsC codes for MSAKPTVLFVCVHNAGRSQMAAGYLQHLSAGQVEVLSAGSEPAEQVNPAAVAAMAEEGIDIAAAQPKVLTDGAVRASDVVITMGCGDTCPTYPGKRYEDWVLEDPAGQGIDGVRPIRDEIRQRVSELIRSLDVQVAAG; via the coding sequence GTGAGCGCGAAGCCCACCGTCCTGTTTGTCTGCGTGCACAATGCTGGCCGCTCCCAGATGGCCGCCGGCTACCTGCAGCATCTGTCGGCCGGGCAGGTAGAGGTTCTCTCTGCCGGTTCCGAGCCGGCGGAGCAGGTGAATCCTGCGGCCGTGGCGGCCATGGCCGAGGAAGGCATCGACATCGCTGCTGCGCAACCCAAGGTGCTGACCGACGGTGCCGTCCGCGCCTCGGACGTGGTGATCACGATGGGGTGCGGGGACACCTGCCCGACCTACCCGGGCAAACGTTACGAGGACTGGGTTCTGGAGGACCCGGCCGGGCAGGGGATCGACGGTGTCCGCCCGATCCGGGACGAGATTAGGCAGCGGGTCAGCGAGCTGATCCGATCGCTCGACGTCCAGGTTGCCGCAGGCTGA
- a CDS encoding PstS family phosphate ABC transporter substrate-binding protein: MSVRRMSMARASVAALVAITLAACGSDDDGDNGTEDQPAAAEDDGQAAGGESEEGGSEGGELSGDIAVDGSSTVTPLTEAAAELFMNENPDVRIAVGTSGTGGGFDKFCNGETDVSMASREVKQEEIDLCAANGVEFEELGVANDGLAIVVNPANDWTTCITVEEINAAWKDGSTATTWADINSDYPDEALELYGPGTDSGTFDYFTEAINGEEGNITQNYNDIGEDDNAAVIGVSGSTGAMAFIPLSYVTAAGDQVKAIEVENEAGECVAPSEETVQAGDYNPLGRQLFIYPSAEALKKPEVLAFVEFHVENSGPAAEAAGFIGLTEEQAQEALDKVASLTGGR, translated from the coding sequence ATGTCTGTGCGACGCATGAGCATGGCACGCGCGTCCGTGGCGGCACTGGTGGCGATCACCCTTGCTGCCTGCGGCAGCGACGACGACGGTGACAACGGGACCGAGGACCAGCCTGCGGCTGCCGAGGACGATGGCCAGGCTGCCGGTGGCGAGTCCGAGGAAGGTGGATCCGAGGGTGGCGAGCTGTCTGGCGATATCGCGGTTGACGGCTCCTCGACCGTGACCCCGCTCACCGAGGCAGCGGCCGAGCTGTTCATGAACGAGAACCCAGACGTCCGTATCGCTGTGGGCACATCTGGCACCGGTGGTGGCTTCGACAAGTTCTGCAACGGCGAGACTGACGTCTCGATGGCCTCTCGAGAGGTCAAGCAGGAAGAGATTGACCTCTGTGCCGCCAACGGGGTGGAGTTCGAGGAGCTCGGCGTGGCCAACGACGGGCTGGCCATCGTCGTCAACCCAGCGAACGACTGGACGACCTGCATAACCGTTGAGGAGATCAACGCAGCGTGGAAGGACGGGTCCACCGCCACGACCTGGGCCGACATCAACTCCGACTACCCGGACGAGGCGCTCGAGCTCTACGGCCCAGGCACCGATTCCGGCACGTTCGACTACTTCACCGAGGCCATCAACGGTGAGGAGGGGAACATCACCCAGAACTACAACGACATCGGCGAGGACGACAACGCGGCCGTCATCGGTGTGTCCGGCAGTACCGGCGCGATGGCTTTCATCCCCCTGTCCTACGTCACTGCGGCCGGTGACCAGGTCAAAGCCATCGAGGTCGAGAACGAGGCCGGCGAGTGTGTCGCGCCGTCCGAGGAGACCGTGCAGGCCGGGGACTACAACCCCCTGGGGCGTCAGCTCTTCATCTACCCCTCGGCTGAGGCACTCAAGAAGCCCGAGGTCCTTGCCTTTGTCGAGTTCCACGTGGAGAACTCGGGCCCGGCAGCTGAGGCCGCCGGCTTCATCGGCCTGACCGAGGAGCAGGCCCAGGAAGCGCTCGACAAGGTGGCCAGCCTCACCGGCGGTCGCTGA
- a CDS encoding low molecular weight phosphatase family protein produces MSVGDQAVRSTRAEIPGHVVQGVVEDLAYSLGEAFAHQEVEAAVRTAFSELTAVSTVKTYVPVLAARLAKERLIAGAQADGRVVKTVPELLFVCVHNAGRSQMAAALAAHLAPGRVHVRSAGSRPTGELNPQVVQALAERGVSLPEAYPKPLSMDVVRAADVVITMGCGDACPVLPGKRYEDWVVADPDGHSLSVVRDIRDDVQRRVTALLRDLDL; encoded by the coding sequence ATGTCCGTCGGCGACCAGGCAGTCCGATCCACCCGAGCTGAGATCCCGGGACACGTGGTGCAGGGAGTGGTGGAGGATCTCGCCTACTCCCTGGGCGAGGCGTTCGCACATCAGGAGGTCGAGGCCGCTGTGCGCACCGCCTTCAGTGAGCTCACCGCCGTCTCCACAGTGAAAACCTATGTGCCGGTGCTGGCAGCCCGGCTTGCGAAGGAGCGGCTGATCGCGGGCGCGCAGGCTGATGGCCGTGTGGTCAAGACGGTGCCCGAGCTGCTCTTCGTCTGCGTCCACAACGCTGGGCGTTCACAGATGGCGGCTGCTCTTGCTGCCCACCTGGCCCCCGGAAGGGTTCATGTGCGATCGGCTGGCTCGCGTCCCACCGGTGAGCTCAATCCGCAGGTGGTGCAGGCTCTTGCCGAGCGGGGCGTCAGCCTGCCCGAGGCCTACCCCAAGCCGCTGTCCATGGATGTGGTGCGTGCTGCGGACGTGGTGATCACGATGGGGTGCGGTGATGCCTGTCCCGTGTTGCCCGGGAAGCGCTATGAGGACTGGGTGGTGGCCGACCCGGATGGCCATTCGTTGTCGGTGGTGCGCGACATCCGCGATGATGTGCAGCGGCGGGTCACTGCGCTTCTGCGTGACCTTGACCTGTGA
- a CDS encoding sensor histidine kinase, with translation MQTMSTRASWWMTAASYVWVWGVTSVTWPDRPWLCLGVSLWFGLAAWVVTRAPWPGVVLTAVGLVGLGLLGIGPEAPVPMGPLFIAAALLGYQRPPIWSVWSVPILVGVTATFGHWELQSIVFGTVLLFIPWWFGVQVRVRDDHRRRAAEDARRLAKVDPVVQAQLAAATERDGVAASAFRAIDQAVEEMTGTARSARATLEAGAIDAIHRSGEMATQRLRDLLVVLREAPPAERRGALDDAEDGATAQRQDRASRHQRAVDLGLAALVLLDVLAMPLVMSLLSDDDVPAWPSVPFLLVVIVPLMVAVGVRGRFPVAAQLGAAGVLLVGTAAGVADLGREGLWLTIVGVALSWSAGRAGTQRVLLAWLAFSVTTWAMVWLDMGYYLWIYLAMHLLTFAAAAIWSGHHAAETAHLLQVLDRQSEIADAEHAAVSRERLQLARDLHDAASHAVGTMMMQANAARVLLARDPDGARAALDAVVEIGGQATQELRVISTTADGSAGDSATAAGLGVGLSELLAPHVAAARRAGVHVSTSLDLRSVPSPRDAHLLVRVLREGLANAVRHAPGSEVVVRVSSSAGELQMVITNGPAPPVPGQDVAVTTTTGSGLGLRGLQELVGEARGELVAGAAGAGYELRASFPEHRAASETAVS, from the coding sequence ATGCAGACCATGTCGACGCGGGCATCGTGGTGGATGACCGCCGCGAGCTATGTGTGGGTGTGGGGCGTGACCTCGGTGACCTGGCCAGACCGTCCGTGGCTCTGCCTTGGTGTGTCGCTGTGGTTCGGGCTGGCAGCCTGGGTCGTCACGCGCGCGCCCTGGCCTGGAGTCGTGCTCACGGCGGTCGGACTCGTGGGGTTGGGGTTGCTCGGGATCGGGCCGGAGGCGCCGGTCCCGATGGGCCCGCTGTTCATCGCCGCCGCACTGCTCGGCTACCAGCGCCCGCCGATCTGGAGCGTGTGGTCGGTCCCCATCCTGGTGGGGGTGACCGCGACGTTCGGCCACTGGGAGCTGCAGAGCATCGTCTTTGGCACGGTCCTGCTCTTCATCCCGTGGTGGTTCGGGGTGCAGGTCCGGGTGCGGGACGATCACCGTCGCCGCGCCGCAGAGGATGCACGGCGACTCGCCAAGGTGGACCCGGTGGTGCAGGCACAGCTGGCGGCGGCCACCGAGCGTGACGGGGTGGCCGCCTCGGCCTTCCGCGCGATCGACCAGGCTGTGGAGGAGATGACGGGCACCGCCCGGAGTGCGCGAGCGACGCTGGAGGCGGGAGCGATCGATGCCATCCACCGCAGCGGTGAGATGGCGACCCAGCGACTGCGCGACCTGCTGGTGGTCCTGCGTGAGGCTCCGCCTGCGGAGCGGCGGGGCGCTTTAGACGACGCCGAGGACGGCGCGACGGCACAACGGCAGGACCGAGCGAGTCGACATCAGCGCGCGGTTGACCTGGGGCTGGCGGCGCTGGTCCTCCTCGACGTCCTGGCGATGCCTCTGGTGATGTCGCTGCTCTCCGACGACGACGTGCCGGCGTGGCCGTCGGTCCCGTTCCTCCTGGTCGTCATCGTGCCGCTGATGGTCGCGGTGGGGGTGCGTGGGAGGTTCCCCGTGGCGGCACAGCTCGGTGCAGCGGGAGTCCTGCTCGTGGGCACGGCCGCCGGGGTGGCGGACCTGGGACGCGAGGGCCTGTGGCTGACGATCGTGGGGGTCGCCCTGTCGTGGTCGGCGGGACGTGCCGGCACCCAGCGGGTGCTGCTGGCCTGGTTGGCGTTCTCGGTGACCACGTGGGCCATGGTCTGGCTCGACATGGGCTACTACCTGTGGATCTATCTCGCCATGCACCTGTTGACCTTTGCGGCGGCAGCCATCTGGTCGGGGCACCACGCGGCAGAGACGGCCCATCTGTTGCAGGTGCTCGACCGCCAGTCTGAGATCGCTGATGCTGAGCACGCTGCTGTCTCCAGGGAACGCCTGCAGCTGGCACGCGACCTGCACGATGCGGCGAGCCACGCCGTGGGCACGATGATGATGCAGGCCAACGCGGCTCGGGTGCTGCTGGCTCGTGACCCGGACGGGGCCAGGGCAGCGTTGGACGCGGTCGTCGAGATTGGTGGCCAGGCGACCCAGGAGCTGCGGGTGATCTCCACGACAGCCGACGGCAGCGCCGGGGACTCAGCCACGGCGGCAGGATTGGGCGTGGGTCTGAGCGAACTGCTGGCACCGCACGTGGCGGCCGCACGACGCGCCGGTGTGCACGTCAGCACCAGCCTTGACCTGCGCAGCGTCCCGTCACCCCGGGACGCGCACCTGCTGGTGAGGGTGCTGCGCGAGGGGTTGGCCAACGCGGTGCGCCATGCCCCCGGCAGCGAGGTGGTGGTCAGAGTGAGCAGCAGCGCCGGCGAGTTGCAGATGGTGATCACCAACGGCCCGGCGCCGCCCGTTCCAGGGCAGGATGTGGCTGTGACGACAACGACGGGGTCGGGGCTGGGGCTGCGTGGTCTCCAGGAGCTGGTGGGTGAGGCGCGTGGCGAGCTGGTCGCGGGTGCCGCGGGAGCGGGTTATGAGCTGCGCGCCAGCTTCCCGGAGCACCGTGCCGCGAGCGAGACGGCGGTCTCGTGA
- a CDS encoding low molecular weight phosphatase family protein, whose translation MTDTPTVLFVCIKNAGKSQMAAALMRHGYGDAVHAFSAGTHPGSTLNEESVAALEQVGAAATGEHPKLVDPQMLARADLVVLLGPEVQLDTGTTPVQRWVTDEPSHRGIHGMERMRLVRDDIAARVSALADELALRPRV comes from the coding sequence GTGACTGATACCCCCACAGTCCTGTTCGTCTGCATCAAGAATGCTGGCAAGTCGCAGATGGCCGCCGCACTGATGCGCCACGGCTATGGAGACGCTGTGCATGCGTTCTCCGCAGGCACCCATCCGGGCAGCACACTGAACGAGGAGTCGGTAGCCGCCCTGGAGCAGGTGGGCGCCGCTGCGACCGGCGAGCACCCCAAGCTGGTCGACCCTCAGATGCTGGCCCGCGCAGACCTCGTCGTACTACTCGGCCCGGAGGTCCAGCTGGACACCGGGACCACACCGGTGCAGCGCTGGGTCACCGACGAGCCGTCGCACCGCGGCATCCACGGCATGGAACGCATGCGGCTCGTGCGTGACGACATCGCGGCCCGTGTCTCGGCCCTCGCCGACGAGCTGGCCCTACGACCGCGGGTATGA
- a CDS encoding NAD(P)-binding domain-containing protein produces MHGGIGHPGKALALRGRTQRSPADDSTVTLGHPRDEVTEYLRRYAETLESINIRTDHRVESFTREEDTFTVHTASREPIVAQHVIAATRGFGRAYSHACPGSTPSRAPSCTPAPTPPRPVRGSANLLGRDLHWWFVRTGPDRLPPARPYAPYRLLPCPIRDTTAEPSRSVSPTVATCSRPSTDGPAPGRGQH; encoded by the coding sequence ATACACGGTGGTATCGGCCACCCCGGCAAAGCACTCGCGCTCAGAGGCCGTACTCAGCGCAGCCCAGCCGACGACAGCACCGTCACGCTCGGCCACCCACGAGACGAGGTCACCGAGTACCTACGCCGCTACGCCGAGACGCTGGAGTCAATCAACATTCGCACCGACCACCGGGTCGAGTCGTTCACCCGAGAGGAAGACACCTTCACTGTCCACACCGCTAGCCGTGAGCCGATCGTGGCGCAGCACGTGATCGCAGCCACCCGAGGCTTCGGGCGCGCCTACAGCCACGCCTGCCCGGGCTCGACACCTTCACGGGCACCCTCCTGCACGCCGGCACCTACACCACCCCGCCCTGTTCGCGGGTCAGCGAACCTGCTCGGCCGGGATCTGCACTGGTGGTTCGTGCGCACCGGCCCGGACCGACTCCCCCCGGCCCGTCCCTACGCGCCATACCGACTGCTCCCGTGTCCGATCCGGGACACTACCGCCGAGCCTTCGAGGTCCGTGAGCCCGACCGTCGCGACCTGCTCACGGCCATCCACGGACGGGCCGGCACCTGGGCGGGGGCAGCACTGA